A window from Telopea speciosissima isolate NSW1024214 ecotype Mountain lineage unplaced genomic scaffold, Tspe_v1 Tspe_v1.0495, whole genome shotgun sequence encodes these proteins:
- the LOC122648133 gene encoding cyclin-dependent kinase D-1-like, translating into MSEVDRLLTKKVADRYLKREVLGEGTYGVVYKAIDTKTGQTVAIKKIRLGKYKEGVNFTALREIKLLKELKDPNIIKLIDAFPHKGNLHLVFEFMESDLEAVIRDRNIVLSPADIKSYMQMTLKGLAHCHKKWVLHRDMKPNNLLIGADGQLKLADFGLARIFGSPDRKFTHQVFARWYRAPELLFGTKQYGSGVDVWAAACIFAELLLRRPFLQVMPGSRGYYLLLILSRLVG; encoded by the exons ATGTCAGAGGTTGATAGGCTGCTTACTAAGAAAGTTGCAGATCGATACCTGAAGCGTGAGGTTCTCGGTGAGGGTACCTATGGTGTCGTTTACAAGGCCATTGATACCAAG ACAGGACAGACGGTTGCCATTAAGAAAATCCGGCTGGGGAAGTACAAGGAGGGTGTAAATTTTACTGCTCTTAGGGAGATTAAACTGCTTAAAGAGCTCAAGGATCCCAATATAATTAAGTTGATTGATGCTTTCCCTCACAAGGGAAACCTTCACCTTGTGTTTGAGTTCATGGAGAGTGACCTTGAAGCCGTCATTCGAGATAGGAATATTGTTCTTTCTCCTGCTGACATCAAGTCTTACATGCAGATGACATTAAAAGGGCTTGCCCATTGCCACAAGAAATGGGTTCTGCACAG GGATATGAAACCAAATAACTTACTTATAGGTGCTGACGGGCAGCTTAAGCTAGCAGACTTTGGTTTGGCGCGTATATTTGGAAGCCCAGACCGCAAATTCACCCACCAG GTTTTTGCTCGATGGTATAGGGCACCTGAATTATTGTTTGGCACTAAGCAATATGGGTCTGGGGTGGATGTTTGGGCTGCAGCTTGTATATTTGCTGAACTTCTCCTCCGCCGTCCCTTTCTACAGGTGATGCCAGGTTCTCGTGGCTATTATTTGTTGCTAATTCTTTCCAGATTAGTGGGG